The following proteins are encoded in a genomic region of Rattus rattus isolate New Zealand chromosome 2, Rrattus_CSIRO_v1, whole genome shotgun sequence:
- the Utf1 gene encoding undifferentiated embryonic cell transcription factor 1 isoform X2: MLLRPRRLPAFAPPSPGSPDAELRPAGDVPVTTSDAFATSGAMADPGSPKAPVSPGSAQRTPWSARETELLLGTLLQPAVWRSLLLDRRQALPTYRRVSAALARQQVRRTPAQCRRRYKFLKDKLRDSQGQPSGPFDDQIRQLMGLLGDDGPPRVRRRSAGPGRPQRRGRSAFSALAPAPAVVEQEAELPLAAENAEPAPALRFSSSTTKSAGVRRITSSPPPTAIDTLPPEPGHTLESSPTPTPDHDTENPNEPPGLSQGRASPQVAPQSLNTALLQTLTHLGDISTVLGPLRDQLSTLNQHVEHLRGSFDQTVSLAVGFILGSAASERGILGDLRQ, encoded by the exons ATGCTGCTCCGTCCCCGGAGGTTGCCCGCTTTTGCTCCGCCGTCGCCAGGTAGCCCCGACGCCGAGCTACGGCCGGCCGGGGACGTCCCGGTGACTACGTCTGATGCCTTCGCTACTTCGGGCGCGATGGCGGATCCTGGCTCGCCCAAGGCTCCCGTGTCCCCGGGCTCGGCGCAGCGCACGCCCTGGAGTGCCCGAGAGACGGAGCTACTTCTGGGCACGCTGCTGCAGCCGGCGGTGTGGCGCTCACTCCTGCTGGACCGCCGGCAGGCTCTACCCACTTACCGCCGCGTGTCCGCCGCACTGGCCCGTCAGCAAGTTCGGCGCACGCCCGCTCAGTGCCGCCGTCGCTACAAGTTCCTCAAGGACAAACTCCGAGACTCCCAGGGCCAGCCGTCCGGACCCTTCGATGACCAGATCCGCCAGCTCATGGGGCTATTGGGTGACGATGGGCCGCCGCGGGTCCGCCGCCGTTCTGCTGGTCCTGGACGTCCCCAGCGCCGTGGTCGCTCAGCCTTCTCCGCGTTAGCACCCGCACCTGCAGTGGTGGAGCAAG AGGCCGAGCTGCCGCTGGCTGCGGAAAACGCCGAACCTGCCCCCGCGCTCAGATTCAGCTCGTCCACTACGAAGTCTGCAGGCGTCCGCCGCATTACCAGCTCCCCACCTCCTACGGCCATCGACACCTTGCCTCCTGAGCCGGGCCATACCCTCGAATCCTCCCCGACGCCAACCCCCGACCACGACACGGAGAACCCGAATGAGCCTCCTGGCCTTTCCCAGGGCCGTGCTTCCCCTCAGGTTGCTCCCCAGTCTCTGAATACCGCATTGCTGCAGACCTTGACGCACTTGGGCGACATCTCAACAGTTCTGGGCCCTCTGCGCGACCAGCTTTCGACCCTGAACCAGCACGTGGAGCATCTACGAGGTTCCTTCGACCAAACCGTTTCTCTGGCTGTGGGGTTCATTCTGGGCAGTGCAGCCTCCGAGCGGGGCATCCTTGGGGACTTGCGACAATAA
- the LOC116893868 gene encoding uncharacterized protein LOC116893868 isoform X2 yields MLSASKQSSATFLPTPGDIHNLCAWLDRLPLSRPKRHLARDFSDGVLVAEIVKHFRPRLVDLHSYIPACSTDQKLSNWSLLNRKVFRKLHLCISDNDIQRVVSNRPGVIESILCALREKMEARTVQDPGHSGVDAVQPWGELTSHPHTTKIQDPNVDNGSLSEPLWDSCREDHNIPESWAHDDLELPNLHKKAGLQSPPAPSSTKILQNQRDLEKMGCCACRGWTFISQILPAHLLMTPILD; encoded by the exons ATGCTTAGTGCTTCCAAGCAGAGCTCTGCTACGTTCCTGCCAACGCCTGGAGATATTCACAACCTCTGCGCCTGGCTGGACCGGCTCCCACTCAGCCGCCCCAAGCGCCACTTGGCTCGGGACTTCAGTGATGGTG TGCTGGTGGCCGAGATTGTGAAGCACTTCCGCCCTCGGCTGGTGGACTTGCACAGCTACATCCCAGCCTGCAGTACAGACCAGAAGCTAAGCAACTGGAGCCTTCTCAACAG GAAAGTCTTTCGAAAGCTACACTTGTGTATCTCAGACAATGATATCCAAAGGGTGGTATCCAACAGGCCTGGAGTTATCGAATCTATCCTATGTGCACTGAGGGAGAAGATGGAGGCCAGGACTGTTCAG GACCCAGGACACTCTGGTGTGGATGCTGTCCAACCTTGGGGGGAGCTTACCTCCCACCCACATACCACTAAGATTCAAGATCCCAATGTGGATAATGGCAGCCTGTCAGAGCCCCTCTGGGACTCCTGCAGAGAAGATCACAACATTCCTGAAAGCTGGGCGCATGATGATCTTGAGCTCCCAAACCTTCACAAGAAGGCAG GCCTACAGAgccctccagccccctccagcACGAAGATCCTTCAGAATCAAAGGGATTTGGAGAAAATGGgctgctgtgcttgcagagggTGGACTTTTATCTCTCAAATTCTCCCTGCCCACCTCCTTATGACCCCTATCCTGGATTAA
- the LOC116893868 gene encoding sperm flagellar protein 1-like isoform X1, with product MLSASKQSSATFLPTPGDIHNLCAWLDRLPLSRPKRHLARDFSDGVLVAEIVKHFRPRLVDLHSYIPACSTDQKLSNWSLLNRKVFRKLHLCISDNDIQRVVSNRPGVIESILCALREKMEARTVQDPGHSGVDAVQPWGELTSHPHTTKIQDPNVDNGSLSEPLWDSCREDHNIPESWAHDDLELPNLHKKAGLQSPPAPSSTKILQNQRDLEKMGCCACRGDSIEGLWDHVVSIQQQLEDKEQALAILQETVKILQMKVMRLEHLVQLKDQRIWELMRTGPEEHQIWRNPHPESFRP from the exons ATGCTTAGTGCTTCCAAGCAGAGCTCTGCTACGTTCCTGCCAACGCCTGGAGATATTCACAACCTCTGCGCCTGGCTGGACCGGCTCCCACTCAGCCGCCCCAAGCGCCACTTGGCTCGGGACTTCAGTGATGGTG TGCTGGTGGCCGAGATTGTGAAGCACTTCCGCCCTCGGCTGGTGGACTTGCACAGCTACATCCCAGCCTGCAGTACAGACCAGAAGCTAAGCAACTGGAGCCTTCTCAACAG GAAAGTCTTTCGAAAGCTACACTTGTGTATCTCAGACAATGATATCCAAAGGGTGGTATCCAACAGGCCTGGAGTTATCGAATCTATCCTATGTGCACTGAGGGAGAAGATGGAGGCCAGGACTGTTCAG GACCCAGGACACTCTGGTGTGGATGCTGTCCAACCTTGGGGGGAGCTTACCTCCCACCCACATACCACTAAGATTCAAGATCCCAATGTGGATAATGGCAGCCTGTCAGAGCCCCTCTGGGACTCCTGCAGAGAAGATCACAACATTCCTGAAAGCTGGGCGCATGATGATCTTGAGCTCCCAAACCTTCACAAGAAGGCAG GCCTACAGAgccctccagccccctccagcACGAAGATCCTTCAGAATCAAAGGGATTTGGAGAAAATGGgctgctgtgcttgcagagg GGACTCAATTGAAGGGCTCTGGGATCACGTGGTCAGCATCCAGCAGCAGCTGGAGGATAAGGAGCAAGCACTAGCCATTCTGCAGGAGACAGTTAAG ATTTTGCAGATGAAGGTGATGAGGTTGGAGCATCTGGTACAGCTGAAGGACCAACGGATCTGGGAGCTGATGAGAACTGGCCCGGAGGAGCATCAGATCTGGAGGAACCCCCATCCAGAGTCATTCAGACCTTGA
- the LOC116893868 gene encoding uncharacterized protein LOC116893868 isoform X3, with protein sequence MLSASKQSSATFLPTPGDIHNLCAWLDRLPLSRPKRHLARDFSDGVLVAEIVKHFRPRLVDLHSYIPACSTDQKLSNWSLLNRKVFRKLHLCISDNDIQRVVSNRPGVIESILCALREKMEARTVQDPGHSGVDAVQPWGELTSHPHTTKIQDPNVDNGSLSEPLWDSCREDHNIPESWAHDDLELPNLHKKAGTQLKGSGITWSASSSSWRIRSKH encoded by the exons ATGCTTAGTGCTTCCAAGCAGAGCTCTGCTACGTTCCTGCCAACGCCTGGAGATATTCACAACCTCTGCGCCTGGCTGGACCGGCTCCCACTCAGCCGCCCCAAGCGCCACTTGGCTCGGGACTTCAGTGATGGTG TGCTGGTGGCCGAGATTGTGAAGCACTTCCGCCCTCGGCTGGTGGACTTGCACAGCTACATCCCAGCCTGCAGTACAGACCAGAAGCTAAGCAACTGGAGCCTTCTCAACAG GAAAGTCTTTCGAAAGCTACACTTGTGTATCTCAGACAATGATATCCAAAGGGTGGTATCCAACAGGCCTGGAGTTATCGAATCTATCCTATGTGCACTGAGGGAGAAGATGGAGGCCAGGACTGTTCAG GACCCAGGACACTCTGGTGTGGATGCTGTCCAACCTTGGGGGGAGCTTACCTCCCACCCACATACCACTAAGATTCAAGATCCCAATGTGGATAATGGCAGCCTGTCAGAGCCCCTCTGGGACTCCTGCAGAGAAGATCACAACATTCCTGAAAGCTGGGCGCATGATGATCTTGAGCTCCCAAACCTTCACAAGAAGGCAG GGACTCAATTGAAGGGCTCTGGGATCACGTGGTCAGCATCCAGCAGCAGCTGGAGGATAAGGAGCAAGCACTAG
- the Utf1 gene encoding undifferentiated embryonic cell transcription factor 1 isoform X1, whose product MLLRPRRLPAFAPPSPGSPDAELRPAGDVPVTTSDAFATSGAMADPGSPKAPVSPGSAQRTPWSARETELLLGTLLQPAVWRSLLLDRRQALPTYRRVSAALARQQVRRTPAQCRRRYKFLKDKLRDSQGQPSGPFDDQIRQLMGLLGDDGPPRVRRRSAGPGRPQRRGRSAFSALAPAPAAELPLAAENAEPAPALRFSSSTTKSAGVRRITSSPPPTAIDTLPPEPGHTLESSPTPTPDHDTENPNEPPGLSQGRASPQVAPQSLNTALLQTLTHLGDISTVLGPLRDQLSTLNQHVEHLRGSFDQTVSLAVGFILGSAASERGILGDLRQ is encoded by the exons ATGCTGCTCCGTCCCCGGAGGTTGCCCGCTTTTGCTCCGCCGTCGCCAGGTAGCCCCGACGCCGAGCTACGGCCGGCCGGGGACGTCCCGGTGACTACGTCTGATGCCTTCGCTACTTCGGGCGCGATGGCGGATCCTGGCTCGCCCAAGGCTCCCGTGTCCCCGGGCTCGGCGCAGCGCACGCCCTGGAGTGCCCGAGAGACGGAGCTACTTCTGGGCACGCTGCTGCAGCCGGCGGTGTGGCGCTCACTCCTGCTGGACCGCCGGCAGGCTCTACCCACTTACCGCCGCGTGTCCGCCGCACTGGCCCGTCAGCAAGTTCGGCGCACGCCCGCTCAGTGCCGCCGTCGCTACAAGTTCCTCAAGGACAAACTCCGAGACTCCCAGGGCCAGCCGTCCGGACCCTTCGATGACCAGATCCGCCAGCTCATGGGGCTATTGGGTGACGATGGGCCGCCGCGGGTCCGCCGCCGTTCTGCTGGTCCTGGACGTCCCCAGCGCCGTGGTCGCTCAGCCTTCTCCGCGTTAGCACCCGCACCTGCA GCCGAGCTGCCGCTGGCTGCGGAAAACGCCGAACCTGCCCCCGCGCTCAGATTCAGCTCGTCCACTACGAAGTCTGCAGGCGTCCGCCGCATTACCAGCTCCCCACCTCCTACGGCCATCGACACCTTGCCTCCTGAGCCGGGCCATACCCTCGAATCCTCCCCGACGCCAACCCCCGACCACGACACGGAGAACCCGAATGAGCCTCCTGGCCTTTCCCAGGGCCGTGCTTCCCCTCAGGTTGCTCCCCAGTCTCTGAATACCGCATTGCTGCAGACCTTGACGCACTTGGGCGACATCTCAACAGTTCTGGGCCCTCTGCGCGACCAGCTTTCGACCCTGAACCAGCACGTGGAGCATCTACGAGGTTCCTTCGACCAAACCGTTTCTCTGGCTGTGGGGTTCATTCTGGGCAGTGCAGCCTCCGAGCGGGGCATCCTTGGGGACTTGCGACAATAA